The Fimbriimonadaceae bacterium genome includes the window TGGCGCACAGGGGGTGGATGTCGCCCTCCTTTGTGTTTCTGCCGATGAGGCCGTGATGCCTCAAACGCGCGAGCATTTGCAGATTCTTGAGCTCTTGCCCGTCGATAAGTTGGTGATCGCGCTCACCCGAGCCGACCTTGCCGATGCCGAAACTCGCGAGATCGCCCTTCTCGATGTCCAGGAGGCCGTTGCCAAAACCCGCTTTGGTGTAGCCCCCACAATCCCAGTTTCTGCCTTTACCGGCGAAGGGATTGATCAGCTTAAGCTCGCCCTTAGGGATAGCCTAAACACGCCCGATAAGCCGATTACAGGGCCATGGTACTTGCCGGTTGATCGTGCCTTCACTGTCAAGGGACATGGGGTCGTTGTGACCGGCACGCTCTCTCAGGGAAGAGTCAAAACGGGTGACAAAGCGGTTCTTGTTCCTGGCGATACCGAGGTTCGCGTACGGGGAATCCGAAGCCATAATGTGCCCTTTGAGCAAGCCGAAAAGGGCCAGCGCACGGCGCTCAACCTGAGCGGCATCAAACTCGAAGATGTCGAGCGCGGTATGGCCGTCGGCGAGCCGGGAGCTCTATTTGAGACCTGGGTTTTCGACGCCAAGGTGACCTGGATCGCTCCTGTCAAACACGGCATGCGCGTGCGGATTTCCATCGGCTCCGAAGAGGCCATCGCCAAGCTATTTTTGAACGACAAGGACCCCGAAATCGCCCAATTCAGACTAGATGCACCGATCGCCTGCGCGATGGACCAGCCGTTGATCATTCGCCGCTACAGCCCACCCGATCTGCTGGGGGGCGGGCGAGTAGTCATTCCTCAAAGTAAGCCTCGTCGAAAAAGTGAGAAAGCCGTGATTGTTGAACAAAAGGGGACCGACGAAGAGGCCATTCTTTCCGTCCTCGAAGATCAGATCACCGGCGTGACGACCGACGAGATTTGTCGGCGACTTGGCAAGACACCACAGACGCTCGGAATATCTTTTGAAAAGCTCTTGCAAGAGGGCAAACTGCTGGGATTTGCCGGGCTATGGTATGAGCCCTCAGCGTTTGAAACGGCCGCCGAAAAGTACTTCGAGACGCTTCTCTTCTTTCATCAGAAAACGCCGACTCAAGCGATGCTCCCTCGCGAACGTATCTCCGAGAGCGCGAAGTTAAAGTGGGCAGGCAAACCGCTCGACCGTATTCTTGCTCACCTCTCTTCGCAAGGGAGAGTCATCGTCCAGGGGACTATGATCCGCCACCCTGAGTTCCGTGTTCAGCTTTCACCAAGACAACGAGCCTTGCTTGACCGTGTCACGGATCTGCTTACAGAGTCAGGATTGAGTACTCCAAATGTACATGATATTGGCTTAAACATAAACATACCTCCTCAGGCAGCAGAGGAGATTATGAAGCTTGGAATCCAAGCTGGTGAGGTTGTTCGTATCGCTGACGGCGTGTTTTATACACCAGCCCAACTTGAAGAGATCAAGGCGAGGATGGCGACAACGTTTGGCAACAAGCCTTTCCCAGCATCGGAGTTTCGTGACACTTTCCAGACCAGTCGAAAATACGTGATCCCTTTATTGGAGTATTTCGACGCCCAGCGATTTACGACGCGAATGGGCGACAATCGGGTCATAAACATGCCCTGAACAAAGTAACGGCCCTTCCTGAAAAGGTACTTATCGATGGCGAGACCGAGACAACTGCCCAATTTAAACGAGTACCTGCGGGAAAGGAAAGGGAAATCTCCTTCGCTGAGCGCTGCCGAGAGTTTTGGGTGCATGGCGACTCTGGGATTGAGCGTCGTCGGAAGCTATCTTTTCTTCATCACAGCTGGTTCTGCAGCAGCTTTTTTTGGTTTCTTCCTGTCCTTGATCGTCACTGGCTTTACTCTCCACTGGCTCACCAATCTGATCACCAGACCTAAAAATGAGGATCAGAAACGCTTACAGTCTCTGGACAAAGCAATTGAAGAGCTCACAGAGCGATCTCGAAGCGGAACTCTGCGCAAGATCCTTGATCCACATGCCGCCGCGATTCTTGAGTACACCTCGAAGCAATGGGCTCGGGTGATGAAGAGCCTTGCCGATCCGATCTGGAAGAACGATCAGCTCTCTACACACTGGAAAGAAGCTCGCGACAATGCTGAGGCATCGATGAATCGAGCCATCGAAGACCTCACGATCATGCTTACAGACCTACCGCTCGAGCAGATGTCAAAGGCTGATTGGTTCTACCTCTACGAGATGTCGCTTGAGAGTCTTTCAGAACCTTCAGGTACGCCGGAAATCACTCTCCCTTCCGAGTTTGCTTCTGCCATAGACATGGCAAAAAAGACGGACATACTCGCCCACGAACTCGAATCTGTCCTTCAAAGGGTGCGAGAAAGTTCAACTCTTCGCGAACAGCTCGCGCGTGAGACCAGCATCGACAGTACCCTCGCCGAACTTCGCGCCCTCCAGCAAGCCGAAGCCGAGCTGGACGAAAATCACCTTAGGCTTGAAGACAAATAATATTCTTGCCCGGTGAACCGAAGGAACCGGCAAAGCCTTCCTACAATAATAGCAAGTAGAATTCCCAGTGAGGGCCCATGAACGATCCCGGAAGAACCCAGATGCTCAGCGCAGACCCGAACCGAACCCAGATGGGAACGGCACCGTCGCTCGACCCCAATAAAACCATGATGGGGACCGCGCCCAGCTTGAACGCAACCCAAACGATCAAGCCGGTGCAGTGTCCTGTCTGCAAGACCTTCAACCCTGCAGGGATGATCTGCTGCGTCGAGTGTGGGCTTATTTTTGAGATGTCTTTGGATGGCGATGCGTTCGGCGCGCCCGCAGTTCAACTGCCAGTTCTGGTGGATCAGAGCGGGCGTGAGTATCCGATCCGGCCTGGGCAAAACACGATCGGACGGGAAGGCGATATTCAGATTAACGAGCCGAAGGCGAGCCGCCGTCATGCTCAGGTCACTCTTGACGGTGAAACCTTGACCATTGAGGATTTGGGGAGCACAAACGGCACGACTTTAAACGGCACAAAGCTCTCTCAGGGCAGCGCTCAACCTCTCAACGCAGGCGACTCGATCAACATCGCCGGGTTTGAGATGAAGCTTTCTATGCCGGGAGCAACCAACAAAACGGCTGTGGTTTCGGCGAACAAGACGGCGGCAATCTCAGCCGCGCCAAGAGTGGAGCAACCTCCCGCGTTCTTGGTCGGAGAGAGCATCGAAGCGCCGCTAAAGTCCGGAATCAATACCTTTGGACGCAAATCGGACAACGATGTACAGATCGCCGACGGCTATATCTCGGGCAAACATGGCCTCATCGAACTTGCTGACGACGGGATTTATATCACCGACACTGGAAGCACCAACGGAACGATGCTTAGCGGAGCAAAGCTAAGCCCGAACATGCGAACGAAAATGTCGGAGGATGACGAGATCCAAATTGGAGCGCTCGTCTTTCGTGTCAAGGTTTCCGAAGTCGCCGAATAACGAACCTCATGGAAGAAATTACTGCCGAATACGCCACCGAGTCTCTCATCGCGCCCGTGGAACTGCGCTACCGTCCCAAGGTCACAGTTGCCTGTAAGACCGATCTGGGGCGCGTTCGCGAGAACAACGAAGACAAGATGGAGTTCTTCATTCCAGAGGACGATGCCAGCTTGGCTTCCAAAGGAATGGTTTTTGTTGTTTGCGACGGCATGGGCGGACATGAGGCAGGACAGATCGCCAGCGAACTGGCCTGTAAGACGTTTATCGACGTTTATCTGAACCACCTTGGCGCTGACCCGGAAAATGCGATTCGAGACGCTGTGCGAGCCGGGAATCGATTTATCTTAGATATAGCCCATGCAGTTCCCTCTCGACGTGGCATGGGAACAACGCTCAGCGCGATGATTCTCATCCAGGATTCGGCCTACGTTGGACAGGTTGGCGACTCGCGGGTTTATCGACTGCGCGGAGAGGAACTCACCCAGCTCACCACTGACCACACCTGGGTCGAGGACGTGGTGTCGGCGGGCATGATGAGCCGTGAGGATGCCGAACGTCACCAGTATAGACACGTCCTCACGCGAGCAGTTGGAACGGAGGCGAACGTCGTTTGCGACATCAGTCGACACGAAGTTGAAGTCGGCGACCTTTTCCTGCTGTGTTCGGACGGATTGCTCAACCACGTACCAGACGAACTCATTCGAGAACATTTGATGAACTTCAGCCCGAGCGAGGCGACCTGGCGACTGGTTGGCAGAGCGTTAATGGAGGGTGGAAGCGACAACACGACGGTGATGATCGTGCGGATTGACGAGCTTGAAGAGCCGAGCGAATCGTGAAACAATGAACAAGGAAAGATGACTTCCTAATTCAGTGTTGAGGATCGTCACTCTTCCTTTGCGTCAGGGTCCTGTATCAGGCTCTTTTCAAACAGCTTCTTAAGCCGTTCCTTCTCTTCCCGCTCACGTTCCCGTTTTTCGACCTCGTCGAAGTACTCTTGGCTATACACTCCAGCGCCGCGCACTTTCGTTGCGCCTTGAGATTTCTGGAAAGGTCGTGCTGCACCCTTGGTGAAAGCCAAAGGCAGCTTGTTCGCGGCAAAGAAATATGCGAGGATGAGGGGCAAGGCGGCAAACAGAGCCAGCTTCGCATCGGTGCTAAAGAACGCGAAAACCCCCGCGAGCCACGCGATCCAACGACCGGTCAGCGGTAACACAAACAAAAGCGTGAGAGGGGCGTCAGGATTTCGAGTTCCCCAGATCACGGTGACTGCGCCAAGAGCCACCCATGCTCCGGCTAGCGGTGCATCAACCCCAACGATTCTTGCTCCAACAAACAAACACAAAGCTGAAAGAACCGAAAACGCAGCCCATGAGATTCCGAATCGGACCGAACCCATCTCTCGCTCGACCGAGGCTCCAATGCCCCAAAGCCACAATGCCGCAAAGAGCACGCTGAATATCTCATTCGCAGCGAAGGGATAGGACAACAGCGACCAAGGCCTGGAAATTCCGTCGACAGTGAAGTAAGCCCAATCCCTGATTGGAAAGCTTTTCGGAGCAACGAACTGGGCCAAGAAAGTTACGATAATGAGGACAACAAGGGCTACGGTCACGGGCGCGCCGAGTCGGCGAGCGTTGGATTGGAAATCGGAAAGGACGCTCATAGGCTTTACTCATTATGTCTTTACGCTCAATCGGCATTAGACGTCGGGCGAAAAACATGACTCTCCGCAGGCTGATACGATTGGCCTACAATGATTGCTTTCACAACAGTTGTCAGACGAATCACAATTGAACATTAAACATTTGCTATTGCAATTACTGCTGGGTTATCATTAACGCTAATGACCAAAGTCCAGCTCGGCCAAGCACAGAAGGAAGCATGGGGCAGTTTTCTCGTCGCCCATTCACGATTGACGAAGGCCATCGATGCGGCCCTGCTTGCGGAGGACCTTCCCTCACTCGAAGTCTACGACGTGCTCCTGGCGCTTGAGGACGCTCCCGATCAAAGATTGACCATGTCCGATCTTGCAAACGCGGTGGTTTTCAGCCGAAGCGGGCTTACTCGGCTTGTGGACCGTCTGGAGCAGCAGGACTTGGTCCGGCGGTGCGCACATCCCCGAGATCGGCGCAGCCTTTATGCGGTTCTCACACCCACAGGATTAAAGAAGCGCGAGGAGAGTTGGCCGCGCTATGCGGAGCTAATTCACGAGCACTTCGGACGCTTTATTCCTAACGAAGAGGCCCAGGCAATGCGCGATGCCTTGAAACGTGCGACCTCTGCGCACGTAAACTCAGATGAGGCAGCGAGAGAGCCGAGCATTACAGGAGAATCCCCCGCGAAACGATAACGCCGGCGATTTCTTGGCGCTCGTGCCGAATATGAGCGATGCAGTATTTTGTACTTTGGCCCGATGGACAGCGCTTTGGTCCTGCCAGTGAGGATGTCCTGCAGATGTGGGCGGCTGAGCGTCGCATCGGTCCTGAATCGATCCTTGTTGAAGCGCCGACCGGAAAGCAGATTCGCGCTTCCGACCTGCATGCTCTCAAGTCCGTTTTTGCATCGCCTAGCCTAACACCGCCAACGGTAGTTCAAGGCATGGCGCCACCGCAGCCGGGGCAACCAGGGCAATGGTATGCCCGCCCAGGGGTTCCTCAGTCTACATACCCAAACTACGCGCAGCGCACAAGCAGCACTGAGACCACGCTCGCGTGGGTTTTCTCCGCGATCGGCATTATCTGTTGCCCTCTCATGTCGATCATTGGGATTGTATTAGCCGCTGTCGGCCTGTCGAAAAGGCAGTCCAGCGCTCTTGGGGCGCTTATCTTCGGCATCATTAGTCTTGTTGCCTCGTTCCTTTGGCACGCTGTGATCTCAATGTAGGGCGTCAGCGTCTACAATCGGATCATGCAAGAGATCAATTGGCCCGACTTCGAAAAGGTCGAGCTGCGCGTCGGAACGGTTGTCGCCGCCGAGGCGTTTCCTGAGGCCCGCAAACCCGCCTATAAGCTCACTGTAGACTTTGGGTCGGAGATCGGCACGCGACGTTCCAGCGCCCAAATCACCGTGCATTACACGCTTGAGGAGTTGGTGGGATGTCAGGTTGTCGCGGTTGTGAACTTCCCGCCAAAGCAGATCGGACCGTTCATTTCCGAATGTCTTGTCACCGGTTTTGCCGACGAAAACGGCGATGTTGTGCTCGCCCGTCCGGATAAGCCGGTTCCAAATGGGTCAAAGCTGTTTTGACGTGCTTACTGAGCATTTGACTCCGTTCTGCCAACTCATAAATAGGAGCGGAGCTGCTAACGTAGGTATGGCAAAGGCAATGGGGCCTAAACCATGCATTCCTAAATTAGCGAGAGGTATTATTCCTCTCCGTCTGGGGAGTTGCCCGAGTGGCCAATGGGAACAGACTGTAAATCTGTCGGCGATAGCCTTCGTAGGTTCGAATCCTACACTCCCCACCATATCGCCCTCGTAGCTCAGCGGCAGAGCACTCCCTTGGTAAGGGAGAGGTCACGAGTTCAATTCTCGTCGAGGGCTCCAGTTTTCTCCGAAGAGACCCCTGGAACAAAGTAGAATACGGCAGCAATCGGGATGTGGCTCAGCTTGGTAGAGCGCTTCGTTCGGGACGAAGAGGTCGGAGGTTCGAATCCTCTCATCCCGACCATTTTTTTGCCTGGAAAATCTGGAAAATCGAGTGTCCCGACTCTCAAGCCCGCCCGCCAATCGTGATGTGGCTGACGGCAATTCCGTCGGGCAGCTCTCCCGTGTCGTACTTGCCGACAATCTCCTACTTTGTCGTGTCCACAACCG containing:
- the selB gene encoding selenocysteine-specific translation elongation factor, coding for MAKLIGTAGHVDHGKTTLIRALTGIDADRLPEEKRRGMTIDIGFAFIDLPEIGRVSIVDVPGHEKFIHNMLVGAQGVDVALLCVSADEAVMPQTREHLQILELLPVDKLVIALTRADLADAETREIALLDVQEAVAKTRFGVAPTIPVSAFTGEGIDQLKLALRDSLNTPDKPITGPWYLPVDRAFTVKGHGVVVTGTLSQGRVKTGDKAVLVPGDTEVRVRGIRSHNVPFEQAEKGQRTALNLSGIKLEDVERGMAVGEPGALFETWVFDAKVTWIAPVKHGMRVRISIGSEEAIAKLFLNDKDPEIAQFRLDAPIACAMDQPLIIRRYSPPDLLGGGRVVIPQSKPRRKSEKAVIVEQKGTDEEAILSVLEDQITGVTTDEICRRLGKTPQTLGISFEKLLQEGKLLGFAGLWYEPSAFETAAEKYFETLLFFHQKTPTQAMLPRERISESAKLKWAGKPLDRILAHLSSQGRVIVQGTMIRHPEFRVQLSPRQRALLDRVTDLLTESGLSTPNVHDIGLNINIPPQAAEEIMKLGIQAGEVVRIADGVFYTPAQLEEIKARMATTFGNKPFPASEFRDTFQTSRKYVIPLLEYFDAQRFTTRMGDNRVINMP
- a CDS encoding FHA domain-containing protein; this encodes MNDPGRTQMLSADPNRTQMGTAPSLDPNKTMMGTAPSLNATQTIKPVQCPVCKTFNPAGMICCVECGLIFEMSLDGDAFGAPAVQLPVLVDQSGREYPIRPGQNTIGREGDIQINEPKASRRHAQVTLDGETLTIEDLGSTNGTTLNGTKLSQGSAQPLNAGDSINIAGFEMKLSMPGATNKTAVVSANKTAAISAAPRVEQPPAFLVGESIEAPLKSGINTFGRKSDNDVQIADGYISGKHGLIELADDGIYITDTGSTNGTMLSGAKLSPNMRTKMSEDDEIQIGALVFRVKVSEVAE
- a CDS encoding Stp1/IreP family PP2C-type Ser/Thr phosphatase, producing MEEITAEYATESLIAPVELRYRPKVTVACKTDLGRVRENNEDKMEFFIPEDDASLASKGMVFVVCDGMGGHEAGQIASELACKTFIDVYLNHLGADPENAIRDAVRAGNRFILDIAHAVPSRRGMGTTLSAMILIQDSAYVGQVGDSRVYRLRGEELTQLTTDHTWVEDVVSAGMMSREDAERHQYRHVLTRAVGTEANVVCDISRHEVEVGDLFLLCSDGLLNHVPDELIREHLMNFSPSEATWRLVGRALMEGGSDNTTVMIVRIDELEEPSES
- a CDS encoding rhomboid family intramembrane serine protease, whose translation is MSVLSDFQSNARRLGAPVTVALVVLIIVTFLAQFVAPKSFPIRDWAYFTVDGISRPWSLLSYPFAANEIFSVLFAALWLWGIGASVEREMGSVRFGISWAAFSVLSALCLFVGARIVGVDAPLAGAWVALGAVTVIWGTRNPDAPLTLLFVLPLTGRWIAWLAGVFAFFSTDAKLALFAALPLILAYFFAANKLPLAFTKGAARPFQKSQGATKVRGAGVYSQEYFDEVEKREREREEKERLKKLFEKSLIQDPDAKEE
- a CDS encoding MarR family transcriptional regulator, encoding MTKVQLGQAQKEAWGSFLVAHSRLTKAIDAALLAEDLPSLEVYDVLLALEDAPDQRLTMSDLANAVVFSRSGLTRLVDRLEQQDLVRRCAHPRDRRSLYAVLTPTGLKKREESWPRYAELIHEHFGRFIPNEEAQAMRDALKRATSAHVNSDEAAREPSITGESPAKR
- a CDS encoding tRNA-binding protein produces the protein MQEINWPDFEKVELRVGTVVAAEAFPEARKPAYKLTVDFGSEIGTRRSSAQITVHYTLEELVGCQVVAVVNFPPKQIGPFISECLVTGFADENGDVVLARPDKPVPNGSKLF